The DNA sequence ATCATGTCTAAGAAATCCCTCAAGCTTCATGCAACAAGATTTTAACCCCTCATCATCACTAGATAAATGCTTCTTTaggtttaataaaaacccaaatTTTTCCTTATAATCTTGAAACTGTTTAAACCATTCTTTGAGTTGAAAAGAACCTTGATCAACAATATACAAGAAATAATACCTTCTGAATTTTTGTTCAGCACTCAAGTTCTGATCATCATCAGCTGTAGTAACCCCAAGATCATCAAAATGAACAAGCCTACAAATTTTTCGCTTTTCAGGAAAGACAGGCTCCACATCCAACTCCAAAACTAACTCTTTTGCCTCCTTCTTACAAGAGTCATAACCAGTTTCTCTAAACTCATTAAAGAAATTTATAAGTTCTTCCAATCTTGACAATGCAATATCAATATTAATATCTTCAAGTTGTAAGAACTTACTAACTGCATTAATGATATTTAACAAGTTAAACCAGATGCACATAGAAAATAGAAACTCAAAACTCTCAATTTCATTTTCAACTAAACTTCTAGCTTCACACCTTATCATAGAGTCTTGAGTTACATTACTAAGATGAACCAATGCATCTCTTAGTTTAGAATCTTGTAGCCACTGATCAATTTTCTTCCACATACCAGGATCATAATTGATACTAACATCTACAATTTCTTTCTCAGTCTCTTCTACATTATTCTCGACAAGCCCATCTTTTAAATTTTGAGTTTCTGGCTCCTCAGTTTGAGTCTCCTCCTCAAATTGAGTATATGTAGTTTCATTCTGAGATTCTTTTCTATTGTATTCTCAGATTCTTTTCTAATATCTGTATTCTAATTTTATTAAcaagaaattattaaaatttatatatacTATTGAACTGAAAACAAG is a window from the Apium graveolens cultivar Ventura chromosome 1, ASM990537v1, whole genome shotgun sequence genome containing:
- the LOC141659030 gene encoding uncharacterized protein LOC141659030 is translated as MWKKIDQWLQDSKLRDALVHLSNVTQDSMIRCEARSLVENEIESFEFLFSMCIWFNLLNIINAVSKFLQLEDINIDIALSRLEELINFFNEFRETGYDSCKKEAKELVLELDVEPVFPEKRKICRLVHFDDLGVTTADDDQNLSAEQKFRRYYFLYIVDQGSFQLKEWFKQFQDYKEKFGFLLNLKKHLSSDDEGLKSCCMKLEGFLRHDMRYDIVGAKLFNELPVLRIVIPDEITKAIDVLNYLSSSSRQINYPNAWIAYKIGVTIPVTVLEAERTFSRLKLIKSYLRSSISQDRLNGLTLLSIKSELTSSLDYSKIIERFTSQKPRKKFQNQ